Within the Nitrospirota bacterium genome, the region GGGCCACCGTTTTAAATTACGTTAAATTGGAGCAATTCAAGATCGAAGGCGGGGTCCTGAAGGGCGCTCTGTTAAAAGACCAATTAACCGGCCAGAGGGTTGAAGTAAAGGGTGAGTTTTTTGTAAACGCAACCGGCCCCTGGGTGTCGCAAGTTGCTGAACTAACAGGGGAAAAAAATCCGGTAAAAGTACGGATGACGCAGGGGACTCATATCATTGTTCCCCAGATTTGCCGGGATTATGCGATCGTGGTCTCTCCCCGGGATGAAAAAAGGATCTTCTTTATCCTCCCCTGGGATCAACATTCCTTAATCGGAACGACCGATATCGATTATCAGGGAGATCCTGGCGAGGTTCGTCCTCTTAAAGAAGAAATCGAATATCTTATGGATGAAACCAATACGTTTTTTCCAGAGGTTCATTTAAAAGAAAAAGAGATTATTTCGGTTTTTTCGGGAGTCAGGCCGCTATTGGATTTTCCCGGGGTTGATCCCTCATCGGTGACCCGTAAAGTCAAGATCGTTGAAAGCCCTTTGAGGATGATTTCGATCGCAGGCGGGAAATTTACAACTTATCGGAACACGGCCGAAAAAGTCATTGATAGGGTTGGAAAATGGTTAGGCCGAACAGACCTGAAGAGCTGTTCAACGGCTACGGAGCCTTTATATGGAGGAAAGTTTAGCAAGGGATTTAAAAACTATATAGAACAAAATGTGAAAAGATGGGCAGGGGCGTATGATCTTGAAGAAGCCAGCATCCTCCATTTGATCCATCAATATGGCAGCAAGGTAAACAAAGTTTTTGATTTAATTGAAAAAGATAAGCAACTTCGCGAAAAAATTTCCCCCTTGTTTCCTAATATCAAAGCGGAAATCATTTATTCCATTGAAGCGGAAATGGTATTGAGCTTATCGGATTTTTTAAGGAGGAGGACTCTGCTAGCTCTTGGAGGACTTACTTCAGAAAATATTTTGACAGAAATTGGTGTTTTGATGGGAGAGAGACTTGGATGGGATCAACATCAAATCAAAAAAGAAATAGAAAATTACTTAAAAGAAGTTTGCAAAGCTGGGACGTAGCATGTTGTGTTTCTACAAATTTTTTATACGTGGATGATTTCCTGGATACCCGGGATCAGTTCCTTCAGCCGTCTTTCAACCCCTAAGCGCAAGGTATAGCCTGAACTGGGGCAACCCTGACAGGACCCCACCAGCTTCACTTTAACTTTTCCGCCTTCCACGCCGACCAACAAAATGTTTCCGCCGTCTCTTGCAAGGGCCGGACGGATGGTATCCAATGCTTGTTCAACCTTTTCCGTTTCTATGACTGTTTCCATTCGAATCATCTCCTGGGGCAATAACTTTTATTATATTAAATATTGAAAACATTTGCAAACCCTTCATGCTATAATCCCAGCCATTATTGTTCATAGTAAGGAAACAAAGGATGAAAGAAATTACGGTGTTTGCCCCGGCCTCTGTCGGGAATATCGGTCCGGGTTTTGATACTTTGGGGATGGCGGTCAAAAAAATTGGTGATACGGTTCACGCAAGAAAAAATAATCTTAAGAAAGTTCAAATTCTGGAGATTACGGGAGATGGTGGAAAACTCCCCTTAGCGGCAGATAAAAACACCGCCGGAATTGCCGCAAAAAAGGCGCTTAAGAAAATGGGGATCACTGATGGGATTGATCTGACGATTCATAAAAATATACCGGGGAACGGATTGGGAAGCAGCGCGGCCAGCGCGGTAGCCGGGGCTGTTGCAGCCAATCTTCTCTTTGGCGGCCGTTTAAGCCAGGACGAGATTCTTCATCTTTCGACGGAAGCGGAGAGTTACGTAAGTGGCGGAATTTTCATGGATAATATCGGGGCATCCTTGTATGGGGGGGTGATTTTAACCCGGCCTTCTGAAAAAAAGGTCTTAAAGGTTGGCCTGTTGAGGGGAATCAGCGTGATCCTTGCTACTCCTGATTTTCCTCTGATGACCAAAACGGCGAGGAAAATTCTTCCCAAAAAAATTGAAATGGGGAAAATGATTGCCAATATGTCCAATTCCTGTGCCATGGTGATGGCGGTTTGCAAAAAAGATTCCGTTCTTTTTGGAGAGGCGATAACCGATGTAGTGGTGGAGCCGGTTAGGTCCCGTTTAATTCCCGGTTTTTATGAGGTCAAAAAAGCGGCTTTAAAAGCCGGGGCGACCGGATGTTCTATCAGCGGGGCAGGTTCGACGATGTTTGCCGTAACCCATGAGAACGACCGGGCTGACCTGATTGGAATTGCCATGAAAAAGGCCTTTGAGAAAAATGGGGCTGAATGTATCATTACCGTTACGAAGATCGATGGAGAAGGGGCGAGGGAAATGAAAAGGTCGTGAACAAGATCGAAGTGGCCGCCGCTATCATTGAAAAAGACGAAAAATTTCTGATTACCCGGAGAAAGGGTGAAAGCCATCTGGGAGATTTTTGGGAATTTCCCGGCGGAAAAAAGGAAAACGAGGAAGATTTAAAGTCATGTCTTGTTCGTGAAATCCGTGAAGAGCTGGGGATCGAAGTCCGGATCGGAGGCGAAATTCTCTCCCTTGACTATGATTATCCCGACCGGACGATTGCCCTCCATTTTTTTTGCTGTGAGTGGAAAGGGGGAGACCTCAGGGCTGAAGGGTGTCAGGAGTTTAAATGGGTCGAAAAGACCGGCTTAAATGATCATGAATTTCCGCCCGCCAACGCGTCAATCCTTGCCTTTCTACAGAATCAAAAGAGTTAACAGTAGGATGAGGGGCAAAAATAAGCAAAAATAGACTTGACAGATTCAGTTTTGTTATGGTACGAAGGTGGCAACGTATTAATTAATTGTAAATAAAAGAAGGGATAAACATCAGGTTTATGGATAAATAAGCACCTTCTATCAAGGCAAACTGCCGGTGACGGCAGGGCGCAAAGCTGAGGATCTTTTCCACTTCCTTCCTTTCCTCCCCACTTGTGGGGGAGGGCGAGGGTGGGGGTGAACTAAAGAAAGCCGGGCCGCCGAGGTGACAAGAAAGTTTTGTCATTTCGGTTGCCCGGCTTTTTTTATTTTATTGGGTTTGTCATTGTGAGGCGGAGCCGAAACAATCTATGTTTTTTCATTGATTAAGGAGAAAGACCATGTTTTTTAAATCCACCCTCAAGATCAAATTATTCTTCCTTTCCTTCATTCCTATCCCGATGGGATTACCTGGACGAGTCACTCCACCGGCACGCAATATTTTCCATATCTATATGGGGTGGTCTGGTCCGGGACCCAGTTTGTAGCGGTGGGTTATTCTATGGGTGGTGGTATCATCCTGACATCACCCGATGGGATTACCTGGACGGCGCGAACCTCCGGAACAACTAATTCTCTAACTGGCGTGGTTTGGTCCGGGAGCCAGTTTGTGGCAGTGGGTGGAAATTATCAAGGTGTGGTTGTCCTGACGTCACCTGATGGGATTACCTGGATGACTCGCGCGACCAGCACAGTATCGAATCCTGTGTCTGTCCAAATCCAGGTAGATGACAAAGAGACTCTTGCGAATGGCACAACTCAAACGGGATCAGGCTTTGATCCCTCTTCTCTTTACCTCCAATTTTATGCTTATACTTCCAGTGGAAACGGAAGTGTGATAGGAAAGGATATCAATCTTAATCCCGTAACGATTTCCGGGTGGGGGAATATCGCTCCTCTCTTTAATGTTTCAGGTCCTGACATAAATGGGGTATACACGATAACGCCAAATGGGGCAGTCTTACCTTTGATAAAGGGATTTCAGCCTCAATGAACGTGAACTTATATCTTTCGTTGTCTGATTTTGCTCGTCGTTCTAGTTGGGCATATACCAGTTTCACGGTTCAATAAAGAAGACGAGGGTGTAAATCGGACGGTTTGATTTAAAATGTTGTAGAAGGCTGAATGTAAAATATCAATTCCTGACATCGATTTTTGGTGTTTTGCGTTTGTGGATCAGTTTCAAAACAAATTTTTAAAAGGAGAAGAGAGATGGCAACTATTTTAAAAAGTCTGAAAAAAATGTCAGTTATCTTTGTCATTTTCCCTTTGCTGATTGTTTATGGTTGCGGTGGTGGAGGGAGTTCCGGGGGATCTCCTGCTCTTTCCTATACAGGGATCACAACTCAGACGCCGATTACTTCCGGTAATGGGACTGTCGTCACTTCCCAGGCCTATAAACAAGGTTCCACGGGTGGAAATCTGACAGGAATTGCAATGCAAGGCGGGGGAGTTGATCCGGGGATCCAACCAAAATCTTTGGTTTTATCTCAGATCTTCATAGACTCGTTTAATCAAGTCAAGATTCCGTCTCCATCAAATCTCCTCACAGGAGCCGTTGTTTCCAAAACTGATAGGGTAACGGGTTCTTGTGGAGGGACTTTAGACCGATCTATGAGTATAGATGATCAAACCGGAAATTTTACCGGCTCGGCCACCTATACAAATTACTGTTCTAAGACAGGCACAAAAGCAGGGACTGTTTCCGGAACAGTCAATATTTCTGGTTCCTATGATTTTAATTCAAGTCGTATAACAACGCTTAAACTTTCATTTAGCTCTTTAACTGTGACATCCGGTTCTGTTTCGGCTACTGTTTCAGGTGACTTTACGGTTAATTTGCAGTCAACGCCTGTTGCCATAACCTTCAATTTTTTAATTCAGAATGATGCTGATAAAAAGGTTTACTGGGTGCAAAATGGAACAATAACTATTGCAACTGGAAATGGTTATGTGGATGTGACCATGGGAGGGCGGGTCTATTTACCCGATTATGGTTATGTTGATATCTCAACGCCAACCCCATTTCGTGTTATGACCAATGATAGTTACCCTTCCTCAGGTGTATTAATATTAACAGGGAGCAATAATTCTAAAGCGAGACTGACGGCCCTAAACAATACAACTTATCAGGTTGATTTGGACCCGGCTGGAACTGGAACCTATGTTTCAGGTCAAACACAAAATTGGTCTTCAATTTAAATGGAACAATATTTTCATCTCCCCCTGCTGTGGGAGATGGTGCGGAGGGCCATGTTTTAAAAAGTGGCCAACTTCAGTCCCAATTTGAAGGCCACCTTCGCAAGAATTTTGTCACTGCAAAGAAATTTGGCATGTTGAAGGCCATGCGCCATTTTTCTCCAAACTCCCTTACGAGATCAGCAGCTTTGATATAATGCCTCATCCAGCGTGAGCACTTCCATCTGACCTGTATTCAGAAACCATGTCTGATAATGGTTTCCCTTTTGCAGAAATGATTTTTCTTAAAGCTTTATGGCTCTCCAGTTTCTTTTTTAACTTTTTCCTGATGGGTTTAATCACCGCAATAGGCTCTTTCCTCCTGGAGATGATGATCTCTTCTCCTTTTTGGACTTTTGAAAGAAATTCTGTAAGGTGTTGGCGGGCTTCTTTTATTCCAGCAGTAATCATTCCTTTAACTCCATTCTCTAATGTGCCTACCAGTGGACACATTTTAAAATATTTTGTCAAGGTCGAATGACTAAGTTTACGGAAAAGTCACGGTAAGGCGGCAGATCGGGACCGTGATGATGGTCATATAGGGATCTGGATACAGAAAAGCTGACACCATTATTATTTACGGAAAAAAAGAGAGTGAAGACATTTCAGGGTTCTACAACCTCCTTTTTGGAAAACCGATTAATCTATTCCCAGGTGAAGTTTTACCGCTTTTTCCACCTCGCTTAAAATGAAGTCATTAACCGATCCGATATATTTCGTCAGCCTCCCTTTGTCCACGGTTCGGATTTGGGTGACCTTTAACTTGGAATCGACGTCTAGCCCGCTAGCATCCTTTTTTACCAACACTTCGAATGAAAATATCCTTTCCGTCTTGGAAGAAAAAGGAATGACAGTTACCGTTCGCAAGTATTTGTTAGATTCGTTACAAGAAATGATCAGGGCGGGACGTTTCTTTCGGATTTCGGATCCTTTTGAAGGTTCAAAGTCTACCAGATAGATGTTCCCCCGGGTCATTCAAGCCCATCTTTCAATGTATCTTCCCAATTCTGGTAAGTCTCATAGTCTTCCCTGGCACATTCTTTATATTCAACTTCTAATCGCTTGCTTTCTTTCTCTTTTTCTTCCATCTTATTTTTTGCTTTGATCGCTTCGGCTATATAAGCTGATTTATTCTTAACACCGGATAAAATTTTAGCCGCATCTTGTGGTAAAGTTATATTGAGTCTGGCTGTACGCATATACACCTCCATGCTGTATTATAATACCCATACTTTCACTTTTCAATATAATAATAAAATCCAAATTAATGTACCGAAGAAAAAAGCCTTGTGAAATAAAGAGGGGGATTTATATGGCTCATTTTTATGAGCGGAGGTCTGAAGATTTCTTCGCTTTGAGCGCTTTTTCCATTTCTTGAACGGGGAGGGTATTAAAAACTTCCCTGGCGGTCAGCCAACCTTTCCGGGCGATTCCCACGCCATATTCTGTAAATTTGATATTGTCCACCGCATGGGCGTCGGGGTTAATGCTGACCTGGAGTCCTTTTTCTTTAAGTTTTTTGCAATCTCTCCAGTCGATATCAAACCGGTGCGGATTGGCGTTAAGTTCTATAATAATATGGTGTTTCCTGGCCCCCTCCAGAATCGCATCGAGATTAAAGGCATAAGGAGGGCGTGAAAGGAGCAAACGACCTGTTAAATGGCCCAGGATCGTTAAATATGGATTTTCCATCGCGTGTAATAAACGCCGGGTCATCTCCTCTTCATTCATTTTAAACCGGCTATGAATCGAGCCGATGACGAAATCAAAGGAAGCGAGAATCTCTTCCGGATAATCGAGGGCGCCGTCTTCGAGAATATCGGCTTCAATCCCCTTAAAAATTTTTATTTCAGGATTTTTCTTCTGAAGCTTGTCTATTTCGTCATGTTGTTCTTTAATTTGAGTCTCTTTAAGCCCGTGAGCGTAAAACGCCGATTGACTATGATCGGAAATTCCCACATATTGATAACCCAGGCGCTTGGCCTCTTGAATCATTTCATTTAGAGAATTTTTCCCGTCGCTGTATGTGGTATGGACATGAAAAATTCCCTTGATATCCCCGGAGTCAATTAAACGGGGTAATTTTTTATTTTTTGCGGCTTCAAATTCCCCGCGGTCTTCTCTCAATTCAGGCGGGATATAGTCGAATCCAAGATGACCGAAAATTTCTTTTTCAGATTTGCAGGAAACTCGATGGTCTCCTTTAAAAAGGCCATATTCATTTAATTTAAAACCCAAATCTTTTGCGATTCCCCGTAAGACGGTATTATGTTCCTTGCTTCCCGTAAAATGTTGGAAGGCAAAAGGGAATTCGCCGCTTTCTACGATTCTTAAATCGACCTGAATTCCCGATTTTAAAAGAACCGTTGATTTTGTTTCCCCGTGTCCAATGACGCGATCCACTTCGGACAGATGAACAAAAAAAATCATGGCGTCCACGGGGGCATCGGAACTTCCAACAATATCAATATCCTTGACCACCTCTTTCTTGCGTCTGAGGCTTCCGGCAATTTCTAACTCTTTAAATAAACCTTTTTCTTTTAAATGGCTTAAAACGTTTTCCGCTTCTTTTAAGGCCTTATCAAAATGAAAATAGTCTTTTCCTTTTTTCAGTTGTTCGATTCCTTTGAGAATATTGTCCTGACTTTTTGGCCCAAAACCATCGAGAGACAATAATCGGTTTTCATGACACGCGTATTCCAGTTCTCCAAGGGTTGATATTCCTAATTTTTCGTAAATCGTTTTAATTTTTTTTGGGCCCAGGCCGGGGACATTCAGCATCTCGAGAAGTCCCGGAGGGGTCGAATTCTTGAGTTCGCCCAGGAGGGTCGATTTTTCGGTTGCGACAAATTCGTGAATGGTTTCAAAAATGGCCTCCCCGATTCCCTTTTGTTTTTTAAGCTCTCCGGATAAAACCATTTCTTTTATATCCCCCTCTAATAAGGAGAGGGTTCGGGACGCATTCTGATAGGCCCTGATTTTGAACGGATTTTCGCCTTTTAATTCGAGATAGGTGGCGATGTCATTTAACAAATCGCCGAGGTCTTGTTTAATGCTCATTTTTTCGTCCTGCTTTTCTGTTGTTTGTTAGATCTGCGTTCATTGTATCTCATTCCAAAAGGATAAAACAAATGAAGGATATTTTTGATTCGATTCATTTATTTTGTGTATGGTAATATATCTTTTATGCAGGAAAAGGAATACGACGAGAAGGACCTCCCTGAAGTTTTTGAAATTCCGGCAAAGGAAGAAAACGGGATAGTTCTTCATGATCCTCTAAAAAAATATCTTTCGGAGATCCGAAAATATCCTTTTTTATCCCGTGAAGAGGAGGTTGATTTAGCCCGCCGGTATAAAGAATACGGGGATGCCGAGGCCGTTTCCAACCTAATCCTTTCTAATTTAAGGTTGGTTTATCACATTGCCCTGGAATACCGGCAAAACGCATTTCCTCTCATGGACCTTATTCAGGAGGGGAACATTGGATTAATGGCGGCGATCAAAAAATTCGATCCCTATAAAGGAATTCGTGTTGGAACATACGCGTCCTGGTGGATTCGCGCCTTTATTCTAAGATATATTCTTAATAATTTCAGGCTGGTTAA harbors:
- a CDS encoding NifU family protein produces the protein METVIETEKVEQALDTIRPALARDGGNILLVGVEGGKVKVKLVGSCQGCPSSGYTLRLGVERRLKELIPGIQEIIHV
- the mutT gene encoding 8-oxo-dGTP diphosphatase MutT, which gives rise to MNKIEVAAAIIEKDEKFLITRRKGESHLGDFWEFPGGKKENEEDLKSCLVREIREELGIEVRIGGEILSLDYDYPDRTIALHFFCCEWKGGDLRAEGCQEFKWVEKTGLNDHEFPPANASILAFLQNQKS
- the glpD gene encoding glycerol-3-phosphate dehydrogenase — protein: MDRISHLNNSGFDLIIFGGGSLGAGIARDGAMRGLSVLLIEQKDFGWGTSSRTSKIIHGGIRYLEYGDLGLVFEALRERFILEKIASHLVHPLPFLIPVYKEGPRPLWKIRAGLFIYDVLSLFKNRQRYTVISREETLKRVPALKPEKLLGSGVYYDSQMNDSRVVLENILDAKSYGATVLNYVKLEQFKIEGGVLKGALLKDQLTGQRVEVKGEFFVNATGPWVSQVAELTGEKNPVKVRMTQGTHIIVPQICRDYAIVVSPRDEKRIFFILPWDQHSLIGTTDIDYQGDPGEVRPLKEEIEYLMDETNTFFPEVHLKEKEIISVFSGVRPLLDFPGVDPSSVTRKVKIVESPLRMISIAGGKFTTYRNTAEKVIDRVGKWLGRTDLKSCSTATEPLYGGKFSKGFKNYIEQNVKRWAGAYDLEEASILHLIHQYGSKVNKVFDLIEKDKQLREKISPLFPNIKAEIIYSIEAEMVLSLSDFLRRRTLLALGGLTSENILTEIGVLMGERLGWDQHQIKKEIENYLKEVCKAGT
- a CDS encoding homoserine kinase; its protein translation is MKEITVFAPASVGNIGPGFDTLGMAVKKIGDTVHARKNNLKKVQILEITGDGGKLPLAADKNTAGIAAKKALKKMGITDGIDLTIHKNIPGNGLGSSAASAVAGAVAANLLFGGRLSQDEILHLSTEAESYVSGGIFMDNIGASLYGGVILTRPSEKKVLKVGLLRGISVILATPDFPLMTKTARKILPKKIEMGKMIANMSNSCAMVMAVCKKDSVLFGEAITDVVVEPVRSRLIPGFYEVKKAALKAGATGCSISGAGSTMFAVTHENDRADLIGIAMKKAFEKNGAECIITVTKIDGEGAREMKRS
- a CDS encoding type II toxin-antitoxin system prevent-host-death family antitoxin: MTKYFKMCPLVGTLENGVKGMITAGIKEARQHLTEFLSKVQKGEEIIISRRKEPIAVIKPIRKKLKKKLESHKALRKIISAKGKPLSDMVSEYRSDGSAHAG
- a CDS encoding type II toxin-antitoxin system PemK/MazF family toxin yields the protein MTRGNIYLVDFEPSKGSEIRKKRPALIISCNESNKYLRTVTVIPFSSKTERIFSFEVLVKKDASGLDVDSKLKVTQIRTVDKGRLTKYIGSVNDFILSEVEKAVKLHLGID
- the polX gene encoding DNA polymerase/3'-5' exonuclease PolX — encoded protein: MSIKQDLGDLLNDIATYLELKGENPFKIRAYQNASRTLSLLEGDIKEMVLSGELKKQKGIGEAIFETIHEFVATEKSTLLGELKNSTPPGLLEMLNVPGLGPKKIKTIYEKLGISTLGELEYACHENRLLSLDGFGPKSQDNILKGIEQLKKGKDYFHFDKALKEAENVLSHLKEKGLFKELEIAGSLRRKKEVVKDIDIVGSSDAPVDAMIFFVHLSEVDRVIGHGETKSTVLLKSGIQVDLRIVESGEFPFAFQHFTGSKEHNTVLRGIAKDLGFKLNEYGLFKGDHRVSCKSEKEIFGHLGFDYIPPELREDRGEFEAAKNKKLPRLIDSGDIKGIFHVHTTYSDGKNSLNEMIQEAKRLGYQYVGISDHSQSAFYAHGLKETQIKEQHDEIDKLQKKNPEIKIFKGIEADILEDGALDYPEEILASFDFVIGSIHSRFKMNEEEMTRRLLHAMENPYLTILGHLTGRLLLSRPPYAFNLDAILEGARKHHIIIELNANPHRFDIDWRDCKKLKEKGLQVSINPDAHAVDNIKFTEYGVGIARKGWLTAREVFNTLPVQEMEKALKAKKSSDLRS